Proteins from a genomic interval of Procambarus clarkii isolate CNS0578487 chromosome 45, FALCON_Pclarkii_2.0, whole genome shotgun sequence:
- the LOC138350384 gene encoding autotransporter adhesin BpaC-like: MLVSGAGILVSGAGILVSGASMLVSGASILVSGASMLVPGASILVSGASMLVPGASMLVSGASILVSGASMLVSGASILVSGASMLVSLSEYTSVWSEYASAWTGASMLVSGASILVSGASMLVSGASILVSGASTLVSGASILVSGASILVSGASILVSGASILVPGASILVFGASILVSGASILVSGASILVSGASRLVSGASILVSGASTLVSGASILVSGASILVPGASILVLGASILVSGASILVSGASILVSGAGILVSGASILVSGAGILVSGASILVSGAGILVSGTSILVSGAGILVSGAGILVSGTSILMSEAGILVSGTSILMSGAGILVSGTSILMSGAGILVSGASILVSGLSILEPVMSILAPGTSILAPGTSILESGMSILESGMSILESGMSILVRNEYTRVRNEYI, translated from the coding sequence ATGCTTGTGTCTGGAGCGGGTATACTAGTGTCTGGAGCGGGTATACTAGTGTCTGGAGCGAGTATGCTAGTGTCTGGAGCGAGTATACTAGTGTCTGGAGCGAGTATGCTAGTGCCTGGAGCGAGTATACTAGTGTCTGGAGCGAGTATGCTAGTGCCTGGAGCGAGTATGCTTGTGTCTGGAGCGAGTATACTAGTGTCTGGAGCGAGTATGCTTGTGTCTGGAGCGAGTATACTAGTGTCTGGAGCGAGTATGCTAGTTTCCTTGAGCGAGTATACTAGTGTCTGGAGCGAGTATGCTAGTGCCTGGACTGGAGCGAGTATGCTTGTGTCTGGAGCGAGTATACTAGTGTCTGGAGCGAGTATGCTGGTGTCTGGAGCGAGTATACTAGTGTCTGGAGCGAGTACACTAGTGTCTGGAGCGAGTATACTAGTGTCTGGAGCGAGTATACTAGTGTCTGGAGCGAGTATACTAGTGTCTGGAGCGAGTATACTAGTGCCTGGAGCGAGTATACTAGTGTTTGGAGCGAGTATACTAGTGTCTGGAGCGAGTATACTAGTGTCTGGAGCGAGTATACTAGTGTCTGGAGCGAGTAGGCTGGTGTCTGGAGCGAGTATACTAGTGTCTGGAGCGAGTACACTAGTGTCTGGAGCGAGTATACTAGTGTCTGGAGCGAGTATACTAGTGCCTGGAGCGAGTATACTAGTGCTTGGAGCGAGTATACTAGTGTCTGGAGCGAGTATACTAGTGTCTGGAGCGAGTATACTAGTGTCTGGAGCGGGTATACTAGTGTCTGGAGCGAGTATACTAGTCTCTGGAGCGGGTATACTAGTGTCTGGAGCGAGTATACTAGTGTCTGGAGCGGGTATACTAGTGTCTGGAACGAGTATACTAGTGTCTGGAGCGGGTATACTAGTGTCTGGAGCGGGTATACTAGTGTCTGGAACGAGTATACTAATGTCTGAAGCGGGTATACTAGTGTCTGGAACGAGTATACTAATGTCTGGAGCGGGTATACTAGTGTCTGGAACGAGTATACTAATGTCTGGAGCGGGTATACTAGTGTCTGGAGCGAGTATACTAGTGTCTGGATTGAGTATACTAGAGCCAGTAATGAGTATACTAGCACCTGGAACGAGTATACTGGCACCTGGAACGAGTATACTAGAGTCAGGAATGAGTATACTAGAGTCAGGAATGAGTATACTAGAGTCAGGAATGAGTATACTAGTCAGGAATGAGTATACTAGAGTCAGGAATGAGTATATTTGA